One part of the Methylobacterium mesophilicum SR1.6/6 genome encodes these proteins:
- a CDS encoding Flp family type IVb pilin, giving the protein MPQLLQRFIRDETGATAIEYGMIAALIAVAIIASLRLVGGRLATKFTAISSNLN; this is encoded by the coding sequence GTGCCTCAGCTGTTACAGCGGTTTATACGCGACGAGACCGGCGCTACCGCGATTGAATACGGGATGATTGCCGCCCTAATTGCGGTCGCCATTATTGCCTCGTTAAGGCTCGTGGGCGGGCGACTTGCCACGAAATTCACCGCGATCTCCAGCAACCTGAATTGA
- a CDS encoding DUF6894 family protein has protein sequence MPRFFFDIHDRGFHRDNEGSECDDVDAARVLAMQTLPEIGRFAIPSDGDNQAFIVLVRDEVGAIVYTATLTFAGLRLDCLSARSATER, from the coding sequence GTGCCTCGCTTCTTCTTCGACATCCACGACCGCGGCTTTCACCGCGATAACGAAGGCAGCGAGTGCGACGATGTCGATGCCGCTCGCGTGTTGGCCATGCAGACGCTGCCCGAGATCGGGCGCTTCGCCATCCCGAGCGACGGCGACAACCAGGCCTTCATCGTGCTGGTCCGCGATGAGGTCGGAGCGATCGTCTACACGGCGACGCTGACATTTGCCGGTCTTCGGTTGGACTGCCTCAGCGCGCGCTCTGCCACCGAGCGGTGA
- a CDS encoding response regulator — MSAPRPIAVLAEDEEFARLVAADMLTALGFDVLEAEHAHGALQHLEANERVALLYTDVNMPGVMDGCDLAHAVRARWPETRIIVCSGCMPHEAALLPDEAHFIAKPCGERLVRKALQVLRLH; from the coding sequence ATGTCAGCACCTCGCCCAATCGCCGTCCTCGCCGAAGATGAGGAATTCGCCCGACTCGTGGCGGCCGACATGCTGACGGCATTGGGCTTCGATGTTCTGGAGGCGGAGCACGCACACGGCGCCCTCCAGCACCTAGAGGCCAATGAGCGTGTCGCGCTCCTCTACACCGACGTGAACATGCCTGGCGTGATGGACGGCTGCGATCTGGCCCATGCGGTCCGTGCGCGATGGCCGGAGACGCGGATCATCGTCTGCTCGGGTTGCATGCCCCATGAGGCCGCGCTGCTGCCGGACGAGGCCCATTTCATCGCCAAGCCGTGCGGCGAGCGTTTGGTGCGCAAGGCGCTGCAGGTTCTGCGTCTGCACTGA
- a CDS encoding ribosome modulation factor codes for MDTRQPTIIEAIAEGAHARAIGLPKDSCPYDADMPERKAWLEGYDGTPTEDAFDRPIGDT; via the coding sequence ATGGACACGCGCCAGCCCACAATCATCGAGGCGATTGCTGAGGGCGCACACGCGCGGGCCATTGGCTTGCCAAAAGATAGCTGCCCCTACGACGCAGACATGCCGGAGCGTAAGGCGTGGCTTGAGGGCTATGACGGTACGCCGACCGAGGATGCGTTCGACAGGCCGATAGGGGATACCTGA